The window CAACGCCGTCAGGAAGAAGGCCCCGGCCACCGCCCCCCAGACCGAGGCCATCCCTCCCACAACCACCATGACGATGAGCTGCACGGAGAAATGGAACCCGAAGGAAGAAGGAGCCACAAAGCCCAGATAATGCGCATACAGAAAGCCAGCCACCGCGGCATACACGGCGGAAAGCACGAAGACGAACAGCTTGTAGCGGGCAATGTCCACTCCGATGCACATGGCCGCCTTCTCGCTGGTGTGAATGGCCATGAGCGCCCTGCCGAAACGCGAACGGATAAGGTTCAGCGACAGCAGCAAAACGAGACTGAGCGCCGCTGCAACCACATAGAAGTATTCGGTATCCTCCCACAACTCGTGCCCGAAGAGCGCAAGGCGGGGGATGCCCACCATACCCGAGGGGCCGCCCGTCAGTTCGATGGATTCATTGAAGAAGATGTAGACGATGATGCCGAAGCCGAGGGTGCCCATGGCCAGATAGTGGCCCGTGAGCTTGAGCGTGGGAATGCCCACCACAAGGGCCACCGCAGCGGCAAGCCCGACAGCGATGAAAAAGCCCGTGCCCATGGAGAGGCCGTATGTGGCGGTGGCAACACCCGTGGCGTAGGCGGCAA is drawn from Desulfovibrio mangrovi and contains these coding sequences:
- a CDS encoding branched-chain amino acid ABC transporter permease, whose product is MISSGFLSRLAGGSLLPVALFFAAMLAMPYVLPNPYYVSTLTLACINAIIVVGLNLLLGFAGQISLGHAAFYGIAAYATGVATATYGLSMGTGFFIAVGLAAAVALVVGIPTLKLTGHYLAMGTLGFGIIVYIFFNESIELTGGPSGMVGIPRLALFGHELWEDTEYFYVVAAALSLVLLLSLNLIRSRFGRALMAIHTSEKAAMCIGVDIARYKLFVFVLSAVYAAVAGFLYAHYLGFVAPSSFGFHFSVQLIVMVVVGGMASVWGAVAGAFFLTALPEFLRVFENVETLIYGALLVLCMMFMPQGLVGGLGALVRRLRRPLRGKAAPEEGSHG